The following are from one region of the Heliangelus exortis chromosome 2, bHelExo1.hap1, whole genome shotgun sequence genome:
- the FBXO32 gene encoding F-box only protein 32 isoform X2 — translation MNILEKVVQKVLEDQQNIRLIRELLQTLYTSLCTLVQRVGKSVLVGNINMWVHRMESILHWQQQLNNIQITRPAFKGTTFTDLPLCLQLNIMQRLSDGRDLVSLGQVAPDLQVLSEDRLLWKKLCQYHFTDRQIRKRLILSDKGQLDWKKMYFKLIRCYPRKEQYGDTLQLCRHCHILSWKGTDHPCTANNPETCSTSLSPQDFINLFRF, via the exons ATGAACATTTTGGAAAAAGTGGTGCAGAAAG TCCTTGAAGATCAGCAGAACATCAGGCTAATACGGGAATTGCTGCAGACCCTCTATACATCCCTTTGCACATTGGTTCAACGGGTTGGCAAGTCTGTCCTGGTTGGAAACATCAACATGTGGGTCCACAGGATGGAAAGTATTCTCCACTGGCAGCAGCAACTGAACAACATTCAGATTACCAGG cctgcCTTTAAAGGAACCACTTTCACAGATCTGCCATTGTGTTTACAACTGAACATCATGCAGCGACTGAGTGATGGCAGAGACCTGGTCAGCCTTGGGCAGGTGGCTCCTGACTTGCAAGTGCTCAGTGAAGACAGACTGCTTTGGAAGAAGCTCTGCCAGTACCACTTTACAGACAGACAG atcCGCAAACGGCTCATTTTATCTGACAAGGGACAACTGGATTGGAAAAAGATGTACTTCAAGCTCATAAGGTGTTACCCACGGAAGGAGCAGTATGGTGACACGCTGCAGTTGTGCAGGCACTGCCACATCCTCTCCTGGAAG ggTACTGATCACCCTTGCACAGCCAACAACCCGGAGACTTGCTCCACCTCTCTTTCACCGCAAGACTTTATCAACTTGTTCAGATTCTGA